A part of Miscanthus floridulus cultivar M001 chromosome 6, ASM1932011v1, whole genome shotgun sequence genomic DNA contains:
- the LOC136457436 gene encoding protein GRAVITROPIC IN THE LIGHT 1-like has product MEVQVAAPPHHHHQQQKAANLARTFTRLLRRKRVDAAAQGGAPEAPVSVAGDDGLGEERTEPPPAIPSLSKLKLSGNLAAAYSFDAFFRNAAEKAVAAGAGGGAVRQPAGAGEVTPEAAADALLANLFAGVSAVKAAYAQLQLAQFPYDAEAIQSADAALVAELTRLSDTKRRYLRDPAAAARGAAAAGHTALAAHAEEQRHLLKTYQITARKLESDLRARDAEADRARSSLTAELRAERALEARLHPGRTLASLDELHLSGLNPTHFLTALRHTVKSIRSFARSMLNSMQSAGWDLAAAAAAVHPAVPLRRAGDAKFVFESYVAMKMFANFHRHDFNFSFLDEREFYDRRRFFEEFTELKAEPASAFLDVRNPRWGGFGKFLRAKYLSLVHARMETAFFGLLEQRGIVSAGPGFPESSWFADFAEMARRVWLLHCLFFAFDGGAEVGGASIFQVRTGARFSEVYMESVSDGRAGDDAAAAAAEDCVVGFTVLPGFRVGRTLIQCRVCLSKPSKPGRRP; this is encoded by the coding sequence ATGGAGGTGCAAGTGGCGGCTccgccacaccaccaccaccagcagcagaaGGCGGCCAACCTGGCGCGCACCTTCACCAGGCTGCTCCGCCGCAAGCGCGTCGACGCCGCGGCGCAGGGCGGCGCGCCCGAGGCGCCCGTGTCCGTCGCTGGGGACGACGGCCTGGGGGAGGAGCGGACGGAGCCGCCGCCCGCCATCCCGTCCCTCAGCAAGCTCAAGCTGTCGGGGAACCTCGCCGCCGCCTACTCCTTCGACGCCTTCTTCCGCAACGCCGCCgagaaggcggtggcggcgggggcgggaGGGGGAGCGGTTCGGCAGCCGGCTGGGGCGGGGGAGGTGACGCCGGAGGCCGCGGCGGACGCCCTGCTCGCCAACCTCTTCGCGGGGGTCTCGGCGGTCAAGGCGGCGTACGCGCAGCTGCAGCTCGCGCAGTTCCCCTACGACGCGGAGGCGATCCAGTCCGCGGACGCCGCCCTGGTCGCCGAGCTCACCAGGCTCTCCGACACCAAGCGGAGATACCTGAGGGACCCCGCCGCCGCGGCccggggcgcggcggcggcgggccacACCGCACTCGCCGCGCACGCCGAGGAGCAGCGCCACCTCCTCAAGACGTACCAGATCACGGCGCGGAAGCTGGAGTCGGACCTCCGTGCCAGGGACGCCGAGGCCGACCGCGCCAGGAGCTCCCTCACCGCCGAGCTCCGCGCTGAGCGCGCCCTGGAGGCGCGGCTTCACCCTGGCCGCACCCTGGCGTCGCTCGACGAGCTCCACCTCTCCGGCCTCAACCCGACTCACTTCCTCACCGCGCTGCGGCACACGGTGAAGTCGATCCGCTCCTTCGCCAGGTCGATGCTTAACTCGATGCAATCCGCCGGGTGGGAtctggccgcggccgccgccgccgtgcaccCGGCCGTCCCGCTCCGCCGCGCCGGCGACGCCAAGTTCGTCTTCGAGTCCTACGTCGCGATGAAGATGTTCGCCAATTTCCACCGCCACGACTTCAATTTCAGCTTCCTGGACGAGCGGGAGTTCTACGACCGCCGCCGCTTCTTCGAGGAGTTCACGGAGCTCAAGGCGGAGCCGGCCAGCGCCTTCCTGGACGTGAGGAACCCGCGGTGGGGCGGCTTCGGCAAGTTCCTCCGCGCCAAGTACCTGTCGCTGGTGCACGCGCGGATGGAGACGGCCTTCTTCGGCCTCCTGGAGCAGCGCGGCATCGTCAGCGCCGGGCCCGGGTTCCCGGAGAGCTCGTGGTTTGCCGACTTCGCCGAGATGGCGCGCCGCGTGTGGCTGCTGCACTGCCTCTTCTTCGCGTTCGACGGCGGCGCCGAGGTGGGCGGCGCGTCCATCTTCCAGGTGCGCACGGGGGCGCGCTTCTCGGAGGTGTACATGGAGAGCGTCAGCGACGGGCGCGCCGGCGACGACGCTGCTGCCGCGGCCGCCGAGGACTGCGTGGTCGGCTTCACCGTGCTGCCGGGGTTCAGAGTCGGCCGGACACTGATCCAATGCCGCGTCTGCCTGTCCAAGCCGTCCAAGCCGGGGCGGCGGCCTTGA
- the LOC136460119 gene encoding uncharacterized protein, with protein sequence MCLSFYLWAERISFYLWVERIFLLFVLDQEEDDGGSSSEDEIISMCRNNLRQSENLIVQLVPIFGMYSDNYFVKLPRRVNGDSGLDWVMETLARDTQCYNMFRVERSLFYRLHNTLIQSYGFKSTLKMSSIEALAMFLWIVGSPQSVRQANNRFRRSLETVSRTFNRVLRCLLKLAENIIVPKDPTFSEVHPNLENPIFWPHFNDCIGAIDGTHVKVVVHKSKRIPYLNRHNETSQNVLVVCDFDMRFTFVLLGWPGSTHDMRVFKDAGSTMWLMRGTQTGLGTFHRSDVQGTMWSNGTMDRRHKMPSFPEKKQARIIVACMALHNFIRESRIADREFAACDADENYNPMPSSSASAWPEDEPLVEDVNMNAFRDELAHALFYGDSSI encoded by the exons ATGTGTCT TTCTTTTTATCTGTGGGCTGAACGTATTTCTTTTTATCTATGGGTTGAACGTATTTTTTTGTTATTTGTGTTGGATCAGGAAGAAGATGATGGAGGTAGCTCAAGTGAGGATGAAATAATATCCATGTGCCGTAACAATTTGAGGCAGAGCGAGAATTTGATCGTGCAATTGGTTCCTATCTTCGGTATGTACTCTGATAATTACTTTGTCAAACTACCTAGGAGGGTCAACGGAGATTCTGGTTTGGATTGGGTCATGGAGACACTTGCTCGAGATACCCAGTGCTATAACATGTTTAGGGTGGAGAGATCATTATTTTACAGGCTACATAACACTTTGATCCAGTCATATGGCTTCAAGTCCACTTTAAAAATGTCATCTATAGAAGCTCTTGCTATGTTTTTATGGATTGTTGGTTCACCCCAGTCAGTTAGACAAGCTAACAACCGTTTTAGGAGGTCTTTGGAGACAGTAAGCAGGACATTTAACAGAGTTTTGAGATGTCTACTTAAGTTAGCAGAAAACATAATTGTACCCAAGGACCCAACTTTTTCGGAGGTGCACCCAAACTTAGAAAATCCTATATTTTGGCCACACTTCAACGACTGCATAGGAGCTATCGATGGGACACATGTGAAGGTTGTGGTGCATAAGAGTAAGAGGATTCCATATTTGAATAGGCACAATGAAACCAGCCAGAATGTTCTTGTTGTTTGTGATTTCGATATGAGATTTACCTTTGTGTTGTTGGGATGGCCCGGTTCGACACATGACATGAGAGTTTTCAAAGATGCT GGAAGTACTATGTGGTTGATGCGGGGTACCCAAACTGGGCTGGGTACCTTTCACCGTTCAGATGTACAAGGTACCATGTGGAGCAATGGCACAATGGACCGCCGCCACAAG ATGCCAAGTTTTCCTGAGAAAAAGCAAGCTAGAATTATTGTTGCTTGTATGGCTCTGCATAATTTCATTCGAGAGAGCAGAATTGCTGATAGGGAATTTGCTGCCTGTGATGCGGATGAAAATTATAACCCAATGCCTAGTTCTTCTGCATCCGCATGGCCAGAAGATGAACCTCTTGTTGAAGATGTCAACAtgaatgccttccgtgatgaGCTAGCTCATGCTTTGTTTTATGGAGATAGTTCCATTTGA